Proteins from one Rhinopithecus roxellana isolate Shanxi Qingling chromosome 20, ASM756505v1, whole genome shotgun sequence genomic window:
- the CIAO3 gene encoding cytosolic iron-sulfur assembly component 3 has protein sequence MASPFSGALQLTDLDDFIGPSQECIKPVKVEKRPGSGVAKIRIDDDGSYFQVNQDGGTHRLEKAKVSLNDCLACSGCITSAETVLITQQSHEELKKVLDANKMVAPSQQRLVVVSVSPQSRASLAARFQMNPTDTARKLTSFFKKIGVHFVFDTAFSRHFSLLESQREFVRRFRGQADCRQALPLLASACPGWICYAEKTHGSFILPHISTARSPQQVMGSLVKDFFAQQQRLTPDKIYHVTVMPCYDKKLEASRPDFFNQEHQTRDVDCVLTTGEVFRLLEEEDVSLPDLEPAPLDSLCSGASAEEPTSHRGGGSGGYLEHVFRHAARELFGIHVAEVTYKPLRNKDFQEVTLEKEGQVLLHFAMAYGFRNIQNLVQRLKRGRCPYHYVEVMACPSGCLNGGGQLQAPDRPSRELLQHVERLYSMVRAEVPEDAPGVQELYTRWLQGTDSECAGRLLHTQYHAVEKASTGLGIRW, from the exons ATGGCGTCGCCCTTCAGTGGGGCGCTGCAGCTGACGGACCTGGATGACTTCATCGGGCCGTCTCAG GAATGCATCAAGCCTGTCAAAGTGGAAAAAAGACCGGGAAGTGGCGTGGCCAAGATTCGCATAGATGATGACGGGAGCTACTTCCAAGTTAACCAA GACGGCGGGACCCACAGGCTGGAGAAGGCCAAGGTCTCACTAAACGACTGCCTGGCGTGCAGCGGCTGCATCACCTCTGCAGAGACCGTGCTTATCACCCAGCAGAGTCACGAAGAGCTGAAGAAGGTTCTAGATGCTAACAAA ATGGTGGCACCCAGTCAGCAGAGGCTGGTTGTAGTTTCAGTCTCGCCACAGTCTAGAGCATCGCTGGCTGCACGGTTTCAGATGAATCCTACAGACACTGCCAGGAAATTAacctcattctttaaaaaaatag GGGTGCACTTTGTCTTCGACACCGCCTTCTCCAGgcacttcagcctcctggagaGCCAGCGAGAGTTTGTGCGGCGATTCCGAGGACAGGCCGACTGCAGACAGGCCCTGCCCCTGCTGGCCTCCGCCTGCCCAG GCTGGATCTGCTATGCCGAGAAGACCCACGGCAGCTTCATCCTCCCCCACATCAGCACCGCCCGGTCCCCGCAGCAGGTCATGGGCTCCCTGGTCAAGGACTTCTTCGCCCAGCAGCAG CGCTTGACTCCTGACAAGATCTACCACGTCACAGTGATGCCCTGCTATGACAAAAAGCTGGAAGCCTCTAGACCCGACTTTTTCAACCAGGAGCACCAGACGCGGGACGTGGACTGTGTCCTCACAACAG GAGAAGTTTTCAGGTTGTTGGAGGAAGAGGACGTCTCCCTCCCCGACCTGGAACCAGCCCCTCTGGACAGCCT GTGCAGCGGTGCCTCTGCAGAGGAGCCCACCAGCCATCGCGGAGGGGGCTCGGGGGGCTACCTGGAGCACGTGTTCCGGCACGCGGCCCGAGAGCTCTTTGGAATCCACGTGGCTGAGGTTACCTACAAACCCCTGAG GAACAAGGACTTCCAGGAGGTGACACTGGAGAAGGAGGGCCAGGTGCTGCTGCACTTCGCGATGGCGTACGGCTTCCGCAACATCCAGAACCTGGTGCAGAGGCTCAAACGCGGGCGCTGCCCCTACCACTATGTGGAGGTCATGGCCTGCCCCTCAG GCTGCCTGAACGGCGGGGGCCAGCTCCAGGCCCCAGACAGGCCCAGCAGGGAGCTCCTCCAGCACGTGGAGAGGCTGTACAGCATGGTCCGGGCTGAGGTGCCCGAAGATGCGCCTGGGGTTCAGGAGCTGTACACACGCTGGCTGCAGGGCACGGACTCGGAGTGTGCAGGCCGCTTGCTGCATACGCAGTACCACGCGGTGGAGAAGGCCAGCACTGGCCTGGGTATCCGGTGGTAG
- the HAGHL gene encoding hydroxyacylglutathione hydrolase-like protein isoform X1, translating to MKVKVIPVLEDNYMYLVIEEITREAVAVDVAVPKRLLEIVGREGVSLTAVLTTHHHWDHARGNPELARLRPGLAVLGADERIFSLTRRLAHGEELRFGAIHVRCLLTPGHTSGHMSYFLWEDDCPDPPALFSGDALSVAGCGLCLEGSAQQMYQSLAELGTLPPETKVFCGHEHTLSNLEFAQKVEPCNDHVRAKLSWAKKRDEDDVPTVPSTLGEERLYNPFLRVAEEPVRKFTGKAVPAEVLEALYKERARFEQAGEPRQPQARALLALQWGLLSAAPHE from the exons ATGAAGGTCAAGGTCATCCCCGTGCTCGAGGACAACTACATGTATCTGGTCATCGAGGAGATCACGCGCGAGGCGGTGGCCGTGGACGTGGCCGTGCCCAAGAGG CTGCTGGAAATCGTGGGCCGGGAGGGGGTGTCTCTGACCGCCGTGCTGACCACCCACCATCACTG GGACCACGCGCGGGGAAACCCGGAGCTGGCGCGGCTGCGTCCCGGGCTGGCGGTGCTGGGCGCGGACGAGCGCATCTTCTCGCTGACACGCAGGCTGGCGCACGGCGAGGAGCTGCGG TTCGGGGCCATCCACGTGCGCTGCCTCCTGACGCCCGGCCACACCTCGGGCCACATGAGCTACTTCCTGTGGGAGGACGATTGCCCGGACCCACCCGCCTTGTTCTCGG GGGACGCGCTGTCGGTGGCCGGCTGCGGCTTGTGCCTGGAGGGCAGCGCCCAGCAGATGTACCAGAGCCTGGCCGAGCTGGGTACCCTGCCCCCCGAGACG AAGGTGTTCTGCGGCCACGAGCACACGCTCAGCAACCTGGAGTTTGCGCAGAAAGTAGAGCCGTGCAACGACCACGTGAGAGCCAAGCTGTCCTGGGCTAAG AAGAGGGATGAGGATGACGTGCCCACAGTGCCGTCGACTCTGGGCGAGGAGCGCCTCTACAACCCCTTCCTGCGGGTAGC AGAGGAGCCGGTGCGCAAGTTCACGGGCAAGGCGGTCCCCGCTGAGGTCCTGGAGGCGCTCTACAAGGAGCGGGCGCGCTTCGAACAGGCAGGCGAGCCGCGGCAGCCACAGGCGCGGGCCCTCCTTGCGCTGCAGTGGGGGCTCCTGAGTGCAGCCCCACACGAGTGA
- the HAGHL gene encoding hydroxyacylglutathione hydrolase-like protein isoform X2, producing MKVKVIPVLEDNYMYLVIEEITREAVAVDVAVPKRLLEIVGREGVSLTAVLTTHHHWDHARGNPELARLRPGLAVLGADERIFSLTRRLAHGEELRFGAIHVRCLLTPGHTSGHMSYFLWEDDCPDPPALFSGDALSVAGCGLCLEGSAQQMYQSLAELGTLPPETKVFCGHEHTLSNLEFAQKVEPCNDHVRAKLSWAKKRDEDDVPTVPSTLGEERLYNPFLRVA from the exons ATGAAGGTCAAGGTCATCCCCGTGCTCGAGGACAACTACATGTATCTGGTCATCGAGGAGATCACGCGCGAGGCGGTGGCCGTGGACGTGGCCGTGCCCAAGAGG CTGCTGGAAATCGTGGGCCGGGAGGGGGTGTCTCTGACCGCCGTGCTGACCACCCACCATCACTG GGACCACGCGCGGGGAAACCCGGAGCTGGCGCGGCTGCGTCCCGGGCTGGCGGTGCTGGGCGCGGACGAGCGCATCTTCTCGCTGACACGCAGGCTGGCGCACGGCGAGGAGCTGCGG TTCGGGGCCATCCACGTGCGCTGCCTCCTGACGCCCGGCCACACCTCGGGCCACATGAGCTACTTCCTGTGGGAGGACGATTGCCCGGACCCACCCGCCTTGTTCTCGG GGGACGCGCTGTCGGTGGCCGGCTGCGGCTTGTGCCTGGAGGGCAGCGCCCAGCAGATGTACCAGAGCCTGGCCGAGCTGGGTACCCTGCCCCCCGAGACG AAGGTGTTCTGCGGCCACGAGCACACGCTCAGCAACCTGGAGTTTGCGCAGAAAGTAGAGCCGTGCAACGACCACGTGAGAGCCAAGCTGTCCTGGGCTAAG AAGAGGGATGAGGATGACGTGCCCACAGTGCCGTCGACTCTGGGCGAGGAGCGCCTCTACAACCCCTTCCTGCGGGTAGCGTGA
- the CCDC78 gene encoding coiled-coil domain-containing protein 78: MCRGRWAAFPKWGNGGTERKRCPSSSTTTGLACHRGRGPGSQLEPTEALATHAAVLVAAAAIGRPSVEAAPGSELARVPSPMEHAATTGPRPGPPPRQVDNVVLRAKDWLPGAPGGTTAGATSLEAEVPPDPVLSEEQQLQISKELVDIQITTHRLQEQHEAEIFQLKSEILRLESRVLELELHGDHTSQGCAVPVEADPRHCRAPAQELRHKAQVQPKNAMNPENEQQRLGNGLLGSQEQLQRQVKWALERQEARQQALETRVEALGRQLQGAREEARAAGQRLATQAVVLCSCRGQLRQAEAENARLQLQLKKLKDEYVLRLQHCAREAVEHADSAGQAQATTALRTFLEATLENIRAAHRSREQQLARAARTYHKRLVDLNHRHEELLAAYRAPGNARAIFDTASLDLEPLPVSLVTDFSHREDQHGGPEALLSSPWKGPGGASQGGTSDPQGLDAASWAQIHQKLQDFSRSTQAELERERAQLLVRATVAEEQLSELQEYVDQHLGRYKQEILRLRKLAGSGNPWKLQHPRTGSH; the protein is encoded by the exons ATGTGCAGGGGGCGCTGGGCCGCATTCCCTAAATGGGGAAACGGAGGCACGGAGAGGAAGCGCTGTCCTTCCTCTTCCACAACCACAGGTCTGGCCTGCCACCGTGGGCGGGGCCCTGGGAGTCAGCTGGAACCAACAGAGGCCTTGGCAACGCACGCAGCAGTGCTTGTGGCAGCAGCTGCCATAGGGAGGCCAAGCGTGGAGGCGGCACCGGGCTCGGAGCTGGCCAGGGTCCCCTCACCTATGGAACACGCAGCCACCACAGGCCCCAGGCCTGGACCTCCCCCTCGGCAGGTGGACAAC GTTGTGCTACGAGCCAAGGACTGGTTGCCAGGAGCTCCTGGGGGCACCACAGCAGGGGCCACCAGCCTGGAAGCAGAGGTCCCACCAGATCCGGTGCTCAGTGAGGAGCAGCAGCTGCAG ATCTCCAAGGAGCTGGTCGACATTCAGATCACAACCCACCGCCTACAGGAGCAGCATGAGGCTGAAATCTTCCAGCTGAAGAGTGAG ATCCTTCGGCTGGAGAGCCGGGTGCTGGAGTTGGAGCTGCATGGAGATCACACCAGCCAGGGTTGTGCGGTCCCAGTGGAGGCTGACCCCAGGCACTGCCGGGCACCAGCCCAAGAGCTCAGACACAAAGCCCAG GTACAGCCTAAGAACGCCATGAACCCTGAGAATGAGCAGCAGAGGCTGGGGAATGGC CTACTGGGAAGCCAGGAGCAGCTGCAGAGACAAGTGAAGTGGGCACTGGAGCGTCAGGAGGCCCGGCAGCAGGCACTGGAGACTCGTGT GGAAGCCCTGGGCCGGCAGCTGCAGGGAGCCCGAGAGGAGGCCAGAGCAGCTGGACAGCGACTGGCCACACAGGCTGTG GTGCTGTGCAGCTGCCGAGGCCAGCTCCGCCAGGCAGAGGCTGAGAACGCCCGGCTGCAGCTGCAGCTCAAGAAGCTGAAGGATGAGTACGTCCTGCGGCTGCAGCACTGCGCTCGGGAGGCAGTG GAGCATGCAGACAGTGCAGgccaggcgcaagccaccacggCCCTCCGGACATTCCTGGAGGCCACTCTGGAGAACATCCGGGCAGCGCACCGCAGCCGTGAGCAGCAGCTGGCCCGGGCTGCCCGCACCTACCACAAGCGGCTGGTGGATCTGAACCACAGGCATGAGGAGCTATTGGCTGCCTACAG GGCACCTGGGAACGCCCGAGCTATTTTTGACACAGCCAGCTTGGACCTGGAACCATTGCCCGTGTCCCTGGTCACTGACTTCAGCCATCGGGAGGACCAG CACGGCGGGCCTGAGGCACTGCTCTCATCCCCATGGAAGGGACCCGGTGGAGCCTCCCAGGGGGGAACATCAGACCCACA GGGCCTGGACGCTGCATCCTGGGCCCAGATCCACCAGAAGCTTCAGGACTTCTCCCGCAGCACCCAG GCAGAGCTGGAACGGGAGCGGGCACAGCTGCTGGTCCGGGCCACGGTGGCTGAAGAGCAACTTTCTGAGCTACAGGAGTACGTGGACCAGCACCTGGGCAG GTACAAGCAAGAAATCCTGAGGCTGAGGAAGCTGGCAGGTTCAGGGAACCCCTGGAAGCTCCAGCATCCAAGGACCGGCAGCCACTAG
- the ANTKMT gene encoding adenine nucleotide translocase lysine N-methyltransferase isoform X2: protein MEQDDPAEALTELRERRLGALELLQAAAGSGLAAYAVWALLLQPGFRRVPLRLQVPYVGASARQVEHVLSLLRGRPGKTVDLGSGDGRIVLAAHRCGLRPAVGYELNPWLVALARLHAWRAGCAGSVCYRRKDLWKLPLLEDKLKAELPAGARVVSGRFPLPTWQPVAMAGEGLDRVWAYDVPGGG from the exons ATGGAGCAGGACGACCCGGCCGAGGCGCTGACGGAGCTACGCGAGCGGCGGCTGGGCGCGCTGGAGCTGCTGCAGGCTGCGGCCGGCTCGGGCTTGGCGGCCTACGCGGTGTGGGCGCTGCTGCTCCAGCCCGGCTTCCGGCGCGTGCCGCTGCGCCTGCAG GTGCCCTACGTTGGCGCGAGCGCGCGGCAGGTGGAGCACGTGTTGTCGCTGCTGCGAGGCCGCCCCGGAAAAACGGTGGATCTGGGCTCTGGCGACGGCAGGATC GTGCTGGCGGCCCACAGGTGCGGCCTCCGTCCGGCCGTGGGCTACGAGCTGAACCCGTGGCTGGTGGCGCTGGCGCGGCTGCATGCCTGGAGGGCCGGGTGTGCCGGCAGCGTCTGCTATCGTCGCAAGGATCTCTGGAAG CTCCCACTGCTGGAGGACAAGCTGAAAGCAGAGCTGCCTGCCGGGGCCCGCGTGGTGTCTGGGcgcttccccctccccacctggCAGCCTGTGGCCATGGCTGGCGAGGGCCTGGACCGAGTCTGGGCCTACGATGTTCCTGGGGGTGGGTAG
- the ANTKMT gene encoding adenine nucleotide translocase lysine N-methyltransferase isoform X1, with translation MEQDDPAEALTELRERRLGALELLQAAAGSGLAAYAVWALLLQPGFRRVPLRLQVPYVGASARQVEHVLSLLRGRPGKTVDLGSGDGRIVLAAHRCGLRPAVGYELNPWLVALARLHAWRAGCAGSVCYRRKDLWKVSLRDCRNVSVFLAPSVLPLLEDKLKAELPAGARVVSGRFPLPTWQPVAMAGEGLDRVWAYDVPGGG, from the exons ATGGAGCAGGACGACCCGGCCGAGGCGCTGACGGAGCTACGCGAGCGGCGGCTGGGCGCGCTGGAGCTGCTGCAGGCTGCGGCCGGCTCGGGCTTGGCGGCCTACGCGGTGTGGGCGCTGCTGCTCCAGCCCGGCTTCCGGCGCGTGCCGCTGCGCCTGCAG GTGCCCTACGTTGGCGCGAGCGCGCGGCAGGTGGAGCACGTGTTGTCGCTGCTGCGAGGCCGCCCCGGAAAAACGGTGGATCTGGGCTCTGGCGACGGCAGGATC GTGCTGGCGGCCCACAGGTGCGGCCTCCGTCCGGCCGTGGGCTACGAGCTGAACCCGTGGCTGGTGGCGCTGGCGCGGCTGCATGCCTGGAGGGCCGGGTGTGCCGGCAGCGTCTGCTATCGTCGCAAGGATCTCTGGAAG GTGAGCCTGAGGGACTGCCGCAACGTGTCTGTGTTCCTGGCCCCTAGCGTG CTCCCACTGCTGGAGGACAAGCTGAAAGCAGAGCTGCCTGCCGGGGCCCGCGTGGTGTCTGGGcgcttccccctccccacctggCAGCCTGTGGCCATGGCTGGCGAGGGCCTGGACCGAGTCTGGGCCTACGATGTTCCTGGGGGTGGGTAG